One genomic region from Methanorbis furvi encodes:
- a CDS encoding ABC transporter permease, protein MDDIINGVTEAIHLIITMDPEVMEIAQRSLTVSSEATLIAALIAIPLGAAIYYFTFRGKRVVIGTIQTLYALPTVLVGLLVYLLVSNSGPLGGLRFLYTTNAMVLAQVLLVIPIIAGLTIAGLSSLDKEMKYTIQSLNANAVQAIITLCREAKFAILSGVMLAFGRAIAEVGAVMMVGGNIRHFTRTLTTAISLNTSMGEFATSIALGIILLSIALIVNFAMNIIQNWHSGGQKDV, encoded by the coding sequence ATGGACGATATTATCAATGGCGTCACTGAGGCAATTCATCTGATTATCACCATGGACCCTGAGGTCATGGAGATAGCGCAGCGAAGCCTGACGGTGTCATCGGAAGCTACGCTTATTGCTGCATTGATTGCAATTCCTCTCGGCGCTGCGATTTACTACTTTACCTTTCGGGGAAAACGTGTCGTGATTGGAACAATTCAGACTCTGTATGCACTGCCGACCGTTCTTGTGGGACTTCTCGTGTATCTGCTGGTTTCAAACTCTGGACCATTGGGCGGACTCAGGTTTCTATACACAACGAACGCCATGGTTTTGGCACAGGTGCTTTTAGTCATTCCAATCATTGCCGGTCTCACAATTGCAGGACTTTCGAGTCTTGACAAGGAGATGAAGTACACCATTCAGTCGCTGAACGCAAATGCAGTACAGGCGATCATCACCCTCTGCCGTGAAGCAAAGTTTGCCATTCTTTCCGGTGTTATGCTTGCGTTTGGCAGAGCGATCGCAGAAGTCGGTGCGGTGATGATGGTTGGAGGAAACATTCGCCACTTCACGCGAACGTTAACGACAGCGATTTCACTCAACACTTCGATGGGCGAGTTTGCCACATCGATTGCTCTTGGAATTATTCTTTTGTCGATTGCGTTGATCGTCAACTTTGCGATGAACATAATTCAGAACTGGCACTCGGGAGGACAGAAGGATGTCTGA
- a CDS encoding ABC transporter ATP-binding protein: MSETQPVVELANISRVYGEKYALNEVSFSVQRGEIVAVIGPSGAGKSTLMRICDMLEEQSSGDLTLFQTVVEKKTRKSLRERVGILFQKTVLFDRSVSDNVALGLQYRGYRHEEIQRLTIEYLKKLGMETYADRNARTLSGGEGQRIAFARVLLTGPELLLLDEPTANLDPLATRMIEEMIKTENAEHNTTIILNTHDQNQGMRLADRIIVLMNGKVMQIGTPDEVFYHPSTEEVAAFVGFQNLISGTVTKIQSGVAEMTTAAGIFRVQAGDAHVGDAATLALRGEEILVHNAGVPFEKDPENSVCGAILSSQKIGPVMELVVDCTIPITVVVPARHRFAEEFVPGTPVCLSWLTAAAHLISQTR; the protein is encoded by the coding sequence ATGTCTGAGACACAACCTGTGGTGGAGCTTGCAAACATCAGCCGCGTCTACGGAGAAAAGTATGCACTCAATGAGGTGAGTTTTTCTGTACAACGCGGAGAGATTGTTGCGGTGATCGGTCCTTCGGGCGCAGGCAAAAGTACGCTGATGCGTATCTGCGATATGCTTGAAGAGCAGAGCAGCGGAGATCTTACGCTGTTTCAAACAGTGGTTGAAAAGAAAACCCGCAAATCCCTTCGTGAACGTGTGGGTATTCTGTTTCAGAAGACCGTACTGTTCGACCGCAGTGTTTCTGACAATGTGGCGCTCGGCCTTCAGTATCGCGGGTACAGACATGAAGAGATCCAGCGGCTGACTATTGAGTATCTCAAAAAACTCGGGATGGAAACATATGCGGACCGCAACGCACGTACTCTCTCCGGCGGCGAAGGACAGAGGATTGCGTTTGCCCGCGTGCTGCTGACGGGACCTGAACTTCTTCTTCTGGATGAGCCAACCGCAAACCTTGATCCTCTGGCAACCAGAATGATCGAGGAGATGATCAAAACAGAGAATGCGGAACACAACACGACGATCATTCTCAACACGCATGATCAGAATCAGGGCATGAGACTTGCCGACCGGATTATTGTTTTAATGAATGGGAAAGTGATGCAGATTGGAACACCTGATGAGGTGTTCTATCATCCGTCAACTGAAGAGGTTGCTGCGTTTGTCGGGTTCCAGAATCTGATCTCTGGAACCGTCACAAAAATTCAGAGCGGTGTTGCAGAGATGACAACTGCTGCGGGAATATTCCGCGTTCAGGCAGGGGACGCACACGTCGGCGATGCCGCGACACTTGCTCTTCGCGGCGAAGAAATTCTCGTGCACAACGCAGGTGTTCCTTTTGAAAAAGATCCGGAGAACAGTGTTTGTGGTGCCATTCTTTCATCACAGAAGATCGGGCCGGTAATGGAACTTGTCGTTGACTGCACCATTCCGATCACCGTTGTTGTTCCGGCACGCCACCGGTTTGCCGAAGAGTTTGTGCCGGGAACTCCGGTGTGTCTCTCCTGGCTGACGGCCGCAGCCCATCTGATTTCCCAGACCAGATAG
- a CDS encoding molybdopterin dinucleotide binding domain-containing protein — protein sequence MTKITVNLITGRTIQQGVSMEAGKEKEDYMKSCGIIELDAVDIAKLGIWKNSNVRVVSDFGSVVVKAIEATQGPHPGLGWIPMGPWANMVIDTNTYSTGMPTFKGTPVTIEPAEKETVLSSIDLVLNACKE from the coding sequence TTGACAAAAATAACCGTGAACCTGATTACCGGGCGGACAATCCAACAGGGTGTCTCCATGGAAGCAGGAAAAGAAAAAGAGGATTACATGAAATCCTGCGGCATCATCGAACTGGACGCAGTCGATATTGCCAAACTTGGAATCTGGAAGAACAGCAATGTCAGAGTCGTCAGTGACTTTGGCAGTGTTGTGGTCAAGGCAATTGAAGCCACCCAGGGACCTCACCCGGGCCTTGGCTGGATTCCGATGGGTCCATGGGCCAACATGGTGATTGACACCAACACCTACTCAACCGGTATGCCAACCTTCAAAGGCACACCTGTCACCATTGAACCGGCAGAAAAAGAGACTGTTCTCAGTTCCATCGACCTGGTTCTCAACGCATGCAAGGAGTAA
- a CDS encoding formylmethanofuran dehydrogenase subunit B produces MTQLVTDIICPFCGTLCDDIEVEVSDDGKKIIKVTNACAIGAEKFLHAQSPDRIVRPRMKQEDGSWKEVTYDEAAKYTAKILCDAKKPLMYGWSSTSCEAQATGHMIAELVGGVVDNTATVCHGPSLIAVHDVGIPSCTLGEVKNRADRVIFWGCNPAHAHPRHMSRYSIFSRGYFTTKGSKSRKIIVVDPRPTDTASVADYHIQIQQGRDYELIDALRVALQEGPLPETVAGVPKEKIYDIARLLKSGRFVTIFFGMGVTHSLGKNHNIDIAIALTADLNKYTKAAIIPMRGHYNVTGSGQVLGWQFGFPFCVDLSRGFARYNPGESSANDLLMRGEVDANFVIGSDPGSHFPFKSVKVINELPSVCIDPHMTPTVAVSKCHVPVALVGIEVGGSCYRMDNVPIESRKVVDPPAGMLTDGEFLELVLTEVQRIKGVAA; encoded by the coding sequence ATGACACAACTGGTAACAGACATTATCTGCCCGTTCTGCGGAACATTATGCGACGACATTGAAGTCGAAGTCAGCGATGACGGAAAAAAGATCATCAAAGTCACAAACGCATGTGCGATCGGAGCAGAAAAATTCCTTCACGCACAGTCTCCCGACAGAATTGTCCGCCCCCGCATGAAGCAGGAAGACGGCAGCTGGAAAGAGGTAACCTACGACGAAGCAGCAAAGTACACCGCAAAAATTCTGTGCGACGCAAAGAAGCCGCTGATGTACGGCTGGTCTTCGACCTCCTGTGAAGCACAGGCAACCGGTCACATGATTGCTGAACTTGTCGGCGGCGTTGTGGACAACACTGCTACTGTCTGCCATGGCCCGTCCCTCATTGCAGTCCACGATGTTGGTATTCCGTCCTGTACTCTTGGAGAAGTCAAGAACCGTGCAGACCGCGTGATCTTCTGGGGATGCAACCCGGCACACGCCCACCCGCGTCATATGTCCCGGTACTCCATCTTCTCCCGCGGTTACTTCACCACCAAAGGATCCAAGAGCAGAAAGATCATCGTCGTTGACCCACGCCCGACCGATACCGCATCGGTTGCTGACTATCACATCCAGATTCAGCAGGGACGCGACTACGAACTGATCGATGCACTCCGCGTTGCACTGCAGGAAGGCCCACTGCCGGAAACGGTTGCGGGAGTTCCGAAAGAAAAGATCTACGATATTGCACGCCTTCTGAAGAGCGGCCGGTTTGTCACCATCTTCTTTGGAATGGGGGTCACCCACTCGCTTGGGAAAAATCACAACATCGACATCGCAATCGCTCTGACGGCAGACTTAAACAAGTACACCAAAGCTGCCATCATTCCAATGCGGGGCCACTACAATGTTACCGGTTCCGGACAGGTTCTCGGTTGGCAGTTCGGATTCCCGTTCTGTGTGGATCTCTCCCGCGGCTTTGCCCGCTACAACCCCGGGGAAAGCAGTGCAAATGATCTTCTCATGCGTGGAGAAGTCGACGCAAACTTTGTGATCGGCAGTGACCCGGGATCCCACTTCCCGTTCAAGTCCGTCAAAGTCATCAACGAACTTCCGTCGGTATGTATCGACCCGCACATGACACCGACCGTTGCCGTGTCCAAATGCCATGTGCCGGTTGCACTCGTTGGCATTGAAGTCGGCGGCTCCTGCTACCGTATGGACAACGTGCCAATCGAGTCCAGAAAAGTCGTTGACCCGCCGGCAGGAATGCTCACTGACGGTGAGTTCCTCGAACTCGTTCTCACTGAAGTACAGCGCATCAAAGGAGTTGCAGCATGA